The following proteins are co-located in the Bosea sp. AS-1 genome:
- a CDS encoding cytochrome ubiquinol oxidase subunit I, translated as MVDPLLVELSRLQFALTALYHFLFVPLTLGLSILIAMMETVYVMTGRTIWRDMTKFWGVLFGINFALGVATGITMEFQFGMNWAYYSHYVGDVFGAPLAIEGLMAFFLEATFVGLFFFGWDRLSPRAHLIVTWLMALGTNFSALWILIANGWMQNPVGAAFNIDTMRMEVTDFTAVIFNPVAQAKFVHTVSAGYVCAATFVLGVSGWYMLRGRHIQLAKRSFVIASAFGLASALSVIVLGDESGYALTDNQKMKLAAIEAMWETEPPPASFTAIGIPSLTDRKTHFAIHIPWVMGLIGTRSVDTPIPGINELVQRAEARIRDGLIAYDALEKLKADRNDGVARAAFKASSHDLGYALLLKRFIADPRQATEQNIKDAAWSTVPGVPWLFFGFRLMVLCGFVLLAVFAISLWHTIREAEAPRWLFRMALLAMPLPWIAIEVGWFVAEFGRQPWVIEGVLPTFLATSQLGVYNLLLTIAGFTLLYGTLAVIEVRLMLAAIRKGPEIALVMEGLRPGAPGQRPVAPYPAE; from the coding sequence ATGGTCGATCCGCTTCTCGTCGAGTTGTCGCGCCTCCAGTTCGCGCTGACGGCTCTCTACCATTTCCTCTTCGTGCCGCTGACGCTCGGCCTCTCCATCCTGATCGCGATGATGGAAACGGTCTATGTCATGACCGGCCGGACGATCTGGCGCGACATGACCAAGTTCTGGGGCGTGCTGTTCGGCATCAACTTCGCGCTTGGTGTCGCGACCGGCATCACCATGGAATTCCAGTTCGGCATGAACTGGGCCTACTATTCGCATTACGTCGGCGACGTCTTCGGCGCGCCGCTGGCGATCGAGGGCCTGATGGCCTTCTTCCTCGAAGCGACTTTCGTCGGCCTGTTCTTCTTCGGCTGGGACAGACTGTCGCCGCGCGCGCATCTGATCGTGACCTGGTTGATGGCGCTGGGCACGAATTTCTCGGCGCTGTGGATCCTGATCGCCAATGGCTGGATGCAGAATCCGGTCGGCGCCGCCTTCAACATCGATACGATGCGGATGGAGGTTACCGATTTCACGGCGGTGATCTTCAACCCCGTTGCGCAGGCGAAGTTCGTCCACACCGTCTCCGCCGGCTATGTCTGCGCTGCCACCTTCGTGCTCGGCGTCTCGGGGTGGTACATGCTGCGCGGCCGGCACATCCAGCTGGCGAAGCGCTCCTTCGTCATAGCCTCGGCCTTCGGCCTCGCCTCGGCACTGTCGGTCATCGTGCTCGGCGACGAGAGTGGCTACGCACTCACCGACAACCAGAAGATGAAGCTCGCGGCGATCGAGGCGATGTGGGAGACCGAGCCGCCGCCGGCCTCGTTCACCGCCATCGGCATTCCGAGCCTGACCGATCGCAAGACCCATTTCGCGATCCATATCCCGTGGGTAATGGGCCTGATCGGCACACGCTCGGTCGATACTCCGATCCCTGGCATCAATGAACTCGTGCAGCGGGCGGAGGCGCGCATTCGCGACGGGCTGATCGCCTACGACGCACTGGAGAAACTCAAGGCCGACCGGAACGACGGCGTGGCTCGCGCGGCTTTCAAGGCTTCCTCGCATGATCTCGGCTATGCGCTGCTGCTCAAGCGCTTCATCGCCGATCCCCGGCAGGCGACCGAGCAGAACATCAAGGATGCTGCCTGGTCGACCGTGCCGGGAGTACCGTGGCTGTTCTTCGGCTTCCGCCTGATGGTGCTGTGCGGCTTTGTCCTCCTCGCCGTCTTCGCGATCTCGCTGTGGCATACGATCCGCGAAGCCGAGGCGCCGCGCTGGCTGTTCCGCATGGCACTGCTCGCGATGCCCTTGCCCTGGATCGCGATCGAGGTCGGCTGGTTCGTCGCCGAGTTCGGTCGGCAGCCCTGGGTCATCGAAGGAGTGCTGCCGACCTTCCTCGCGACCTCGCAGCTTGGCGTCTACAACCTGTTGCTCACCATCGCCGGCTTCACGCTGCTCTACGGCACACTCGCCGTCATCGAGGTCAGGCTGATGTTGGCCGCCATCCGCAAGGGGCCGGAGATCGCCTTGGTCATGGAGGGGCTGCGGCCCGGCGCCCCGGGCCAGCGCCCGGTCGCCCCCTATCCGGCCGAATGA
- the cydB gene encoding cytochrome d ubiquinol oxidase subunit II, whose product MIDFLFSYEVLRLIWWVLLGVLLIGFAVMDGFDLGVGTLLPFVAKEDIERRVAINTVGPVWEGNQVWFILGGGAIFAAWPALYAVSFSGFYLAMFLVLSALILRPVGFKYRSKKPDPVWRERWDWALFIGGAVPALIFGVAVGNTLQGVPFHFMPDLRPIYEGNLIGLLNPAALYCGLVSLAMLTMHGAAWLAFKADGPVAERARNFGTLAALLTTVLFAGGGLLVQLGLLGGYKVTSPIVWDGPSNPLLKTVVADPAAWLSNFQAHPLLWIVPALGVAAPLIALIGFRARWEGLTFLASKLAVAMIVATVGVAMFPILLPSSSNPGHSLAVFDASSSRATLRNMLLATAIFMPLILAYTAWVYSVLWGKVTEKSVEDAGHSAY is encoded by the coding sequence ATGATCGATTTCCTGTTCTCCTATGAAGTGTTGCGGCTGATCTGGTGGGTGCTGCTCGGCGTCCTGCTCATCGGCTTCGCCGTGATGGACGGCTTCGATCTGGGCGTCGGCACGTTGCTGCCCTTCGTCGCCAAGGAAGACATCGAGCGCCGGGTGGCGATCAACACCGTCGGCCCGGTCTGGGAAGGCAACCAGGTCTGGTTCATCCTCGGTGGCGGAGCGATCTTCGCCGCTTGGCCGGCGCTCTACGCGGTCAGCTTCTCGGGATTCTATCTCGCGATGTTCTTGGTGCTGAGCGCGCTGATCCTGCGGCCCGTCGGCTTCAAATATCGTTCCAAGAAGCCGGATCCCGTTTGGAGGGAGCGCTGGGACTGGGCGCTGTTCATCGGCGGAGCTGTTCCGGCGCTGATCTTCGGCGTCGCGGTCGGCAACACGTTGCAGGGCGTGCCCTTCCACTTCATGCCGGATCTGCGGCCGATCTACGAGGGCAACCTCATCGGTCTGCTCAACCCGGCTGCGCTCTATTGCGGGCTGGTGTCGCTGGCGATGCTGACGATGCACGGCGCTGCCTGGCTCGCCTTCAAGGCCGACGGACCCGTCGCCGAGCGGGCACGGAACTTCGGGACGCTCGCGGCCCTGTTGACGACCGTGCTGTTCGCCGGAGGTGGCCTGCTCGTGCAACTCGGTCTGCTCGGCGGCTACAAGGTCACCTCGCCGATCGTCTGGGACGGTCCGTCCAACCCGCTGCTCAAGACCGTCGTTGCCGACCCCGCCGCATGGCTGTCGAATTTCCAGGCACATCCACTGCTCTGGATCGTGCCGGCACTGGGTGTCGCTGCGCCGCTCATCGCTCTCATCGGTTTCCGGGCGCGCTGGGAGGGGCTGACCTTCCTCGCCTCCAAGCTCGCTGTCGCCATGATCGTGGCGACGGTCGGCGTGGCAATGTTCCCGATCCTGCTGCCATCGAGCAGCAATCCCGGTCATTCGCTCGCGGTGTTCGACGCCTCGTCGAGCCGCGCCACGCTGCGCAACATGCTGCTGGCGACGGCGATCTTCATGCCGTTGATCCTGGCCTACACCGCCTGGGTCTACAGCGTGCTGTGGGGCAAGGTCACCGAGAAGAGCGTCGAGGACGCCGGACATTCGGCCTACTGA
- the cydX gene encoding cytochrome bd-I oxidase subunit CydX has protein sequence MWYFAWILGLGLAASVGILNALWYELRTVRDEPTHEAVSLPTP, from the coding sequence ATGTGGTATTTCGCCTGGATTCTCGGCCTTGGCCTCGCTGCTTCCGTCGGCATCCTGAACGCGCTGTGGTACGAGCTGCGCACCGTGCGCGACGAGCCGACGCACGAGGCCGTCTCGCTGCCGACGCCGTGA
- a CDS encoding hemerythrin domain-containing protein — MTRQPVGGEWSGAGREPGFIPRIDMARGHARMLEVCEALERLADDLPAHVDRLRCLMLANSLLPLIEACHRFEEQYVFPVFAISQRNAVIVSRLKAEHMQDRCAAEDLSEALLAYGEGRPIANPEAFGYMLRALFDSMRRHIAFEQDCILTVLPGGG, encoded by the coding sequence ATGACACGGCAGCCGGTCGGGGGCGAGTGGAGCGGAGCCGGACGCGAGCCCGGCTTCATCCCGCGAATCGACATGGCGCGGGGACATGCCCGGATGCTGGAGGTCTGTGAGGCACTGGAGAGGCTCGCGGACGATCTGCCCGCTCATGTCGACAGGCTGCGCTGCCTGATGCTTGCGAACAGCCTCCTTCCGCTGATCGAAGCCTGCCATCGCTTCGAGGAGCAATACGTCTTCCCCGTCTTCGCGATCTCGCAGCGCAACGCTGTCATCGTGAGCCGCCTCAAGGCGGAGCACATGCAGGATCGCTGTGCCGCCGAAGACCTCAGCGAGGCCCTGCTGGCCTATGGCGAGGGGCGGCCGATCGCGAACCCCGAGGCGTTCGGCTACATGCTGCGGGCGCTGTTCGATTCGATGCGGAGGCACATCGCCTTCGAGCAGGATTGCATCCTGACCGTGCTCCCCGGGGGTGGGTGA
- a CDS encoding Crp/Fnr family transcriptional regulator, giving the protein MRDDVHTTGYPALCASCEARHRGICGALTAEQLTLLAKSSSKRKAGEGSELIGDAQNVESYSNVLSGVVKLTKMLSDGRQQIVGLQFAPDFVGRPFRTESTLAAEAATDVELCSFPRAAVERMMTEQPDLEHRLLRQTLKELDQARDWMLTLGRKTATEKVASFILMIARNIDPTMKPEQRTIAFDLPLSRAEIADFLGLTIETVSRQFTRLRTEGVIRIEHNRHVILDDIRKLAACSGD; this is encoded by the coding sequence TTGCGCGACGACGTCCACACAACCGGCTATCCGGCCCTCTGCGCCTCCTGCGAGGCGCGACATCGCGGCATTTGCGGTGCGTTGACGGCCGAGCAGCTCACCCTGCTCGCCAAATCGTCCTCGAAGCGGAAGGCGGGCGAGGGTTCCGAGCTCATCGGGGATGCGCAGAATGTCGAGAGCTATTCGAACGTTCTCTCCGGCGTCGTGAAGCTGACCAAGATGCTCTCCGACGGCCGACAGCAGATCGTCGGGCTTCAGTTCGCACCGGATTTCGTCGGCCGGCCCTTCAGGACCGAGAGCACCCTCGCCGCCGAGGCTGCGACCGATGTCGAGCTTTGCTCCTTCCCGCGCGCGGCCGTCGAGCGGATGATGACCGAGCAGCCCGATCTGGAGCATCGCCTGCTGCGGCAGACCCTGAAGGAGCTCGACCAGGCTCGCGACTGGATGCTGACGCTGGGCCGCAAGACCGCGACGGAGAAGGTTGCGAGCTTCATCCTGATGATCGCACGCAATATCGACCCGACGATGAAGCCGGAACAGCGCACCATCGCCTTCGACTTGCCGCTGTCGCGAGCCGAGATCGCGGATTTCCTCGGCCTCACCATCGAGACCGTCAGCCGGCAGTTCACACGCCTGCGAACCGAGGGCGTCATCCGCATCGAGCATAACCGCCACGTCATCCTCGACGACATCCGCAAGCTTGCCGCCTGCTCCGGCGATTGA
- the pcaQ gene encoding pca operon transcription factor PcaQ, producing MTTPRLHPLNGRIKLRHLVSFLEVARLKSVVKAAALLGLSQPAVSKTVQELEDMLGATLFEPNRRPMMLTGPGEVFFRYAGASLTALKQGVSMVGDDGANTDIAFSVGALPTVSAHVLPRALAEVMTRYGAMRPRVVTGPNDVLMSQLRLGDLDLVIGRMPDPETMRGFAFEHLYSERVALVVRPHHPLLAASPFDMASVARYQWLLPPPGSVISSTVERYLVTHALRPTAGVIETVSDAFARNYLRLSDGIWFISEGVVAEDVGTGWLAVLPAETADTLGPVGLTTRIDTVLPLPAQLLAVALRELVARRAVDKPPRG from the coding sequence GTGACAACGCCGCGCCTTCATCCGCTGAACGGGCGAATCAAGCTGCGCCATCTGGTGTCATTCCTCGAAGTGGCGCGGCTGAAGAGCGTCGTGAAGGCGGCGGCATTGCTCGGGCTGAGCCAGCCCGCGGTGTCCAAAACCGTCCAGGAACTGGAAGATATGCTCGGCGCCACGCTGTTCGAGCCGAATCGCCGGCCGATGATGCTGACCGGGCCAGGCGAGGTGTTCTTCCGCTATGCCGGAGCGAGTCTGACAGCGCTGAAGCAAGGCGTCAGCATGGTCGGGGACGATGGCGCGAATACCGATATCGCCTTCTCCGTCGGGGCCTTGCCGACCGTGTCCGCCCATGTCCTGCCGCGGGCGCTTGCGGAGGTCATGACACGTTATGGCGCAATGCGGCCGCGAGTCGTGACTGGTCCCAACGACGTATTGATGTCTCAGCTCAGACTCGGCGATCTCGATCTTGTCATCGGCCGCATGCCCGATCCGGAGACCATGCGGGGCTTCGCCTTCGAGCATCTTTATTCCGAGCGGGTCGCGCTGGTGGTCAGGCCGCACCACCCGCTTCTGGCAGCGTCGCCTTTCGACATGGCGAGTGTCGCTCGGTATCAGTGGCTGCTGCCGCCGCCGGGATCGGTGATCAGCTCGACGGTGGAACGCTATCTCGTCACCCATGCACTGCGGCCGACGGCTGGCGTGATCGAGACGGTCTCCGACGCCTTCGCGCGCAATTATCTGCGCCTGAGCGACGGGATCTGGTTCATCTCGGAAGGCGTCGTCGCCGAGGATGTCGGGACGGGCTGGCTTGCGGTGCTCCCGGCCGAGACGGCTGACACGCTGGGGCCAGTCGGATTGACGACGCGCATCGACACCGTGCTGCCGCTACCGGCGCAGCTTCTGGCCGTGGCGCTGCGTGAGCTGGTGGCGCGACGGGCGGTGGACAAGCCTCCGCGCGGGTGA
- a CDS encoding amidohydrolase, with amino-acid sequence MSSSKDASNSKEVWRRIDDKSPDYFALSDRIWHMPELNYQEVRSAAEHRTMLEREGFRITENVAGLPTALIGEAGEDGPVIAIMGEYDALPGLSQEAGVTAATPIEKGGNGHGCGHNMLGSASLLAAAAVKDYLAANGLKGRVRYYGCPAEEGGSAKGFMVRAGAFDDVDIALCWHPASFTGVNRPFSLACVEIEYTFTGRASHAAAAPHLGRSALDAVELMHIGVNYMREHMPSTARVHYAIINPGGIAPNVVQATATTRQLIRAATLSEMWDLVARVKKIAEGAALMSETSVSIKQLSGDANLIGNGPLEEAMHANLQALGGPGFDAADQAFAAGFQKTLSAEDIASSYSRLGLKPKDGEALSDEIYPLGAGSDTSVGSTDVGTVSWVVPTVQCRTACYAIGTPGHSWQLVAQGLAPAAHKGLALAAKAMAGVATDVLNDPALLKAAKDEFAAFRARNPFANPITDDVEPPLDMAAH; translated from the coding sequence ATGAGCAGCAGCAAGGACGCCAGCAACAGCAAGGAAGTCTGGCGGCGCATCGACGACAAGTCGCCGGATTATTTCGCGCTGTCCGATCGCATCTGGCACATGCCCGAGCTCAACTACCAGGAAGTCCGCTCCGCCGCCGAACACCGCACCATGCTGGAACGCGAAGGCTTCCGCATCACCGAGAATGTCGCCGGCCTGCCGACCGCGCTGATCGGCGAAGCCGGAGAAGACGGCCCGGTCATTGCCATCATGGGCGAATACGATGCCCTGCCCGGCCTGAGCCAGGAAGCCGGCGTCACCGCCGCGACACCGATCGAGAAGGGCGGCAACGGCCATGGCTGCGGCCACAATATGCTGGGTTCTGCTTCGCTCCTGGCCGCAGCGGCCGTGAAGGACTACCTGGCGGCCAACGGCCTCAAGGGCCGGGTGCGCTATTATGGCTGCCCTGCCGAGGAAGGCGGCTCCGCCAAGGGCTTCATGGTCCGAGCCGGCGCCTTCGACGATGTCGACATCGCGCTGTGCTGGCACCCGGCCTCGTTCACCGGCGTCAACCGGCCGTTCTCGCTGGCCTGTGTCGAAATCGAATACACCTTCACCGGCCGCGCCTCTCATGCCGCCGCCGCGCCGCATCTCGGCCGCTCGGCGCTGGATGCCGTCGAGCTGATGCATATCGGCGTCAACTACATGCGCGAGCACATGCCTTCGACAGCACGCGTGCACTACGCCATCATCAATCCCGGCGGCATCGCCCCGAACGTCGTGCAAGCGACGGCCACGACGCGCCAGCTCATTCGCGCCGCGACGCTCTCGGAGATGTGGGACCTCGTTGCGCGCGTGAAGAAGATCGCCGAGGGCGCCGCGCTGATGAGCGAGACCTCCGTCTCCATCAAGCAGCTCTCCGGCGACGCCAATCTCATCGGCAACGGCCCGCTCGAAGAAGCGATGCACGCCAATCTGCAGGCTCTGGGTGGGCCCGGCTTCGACGCGGCCGATCAGGCCTTCGCGGCTGGCTTCCAGAAGACGCTGAGTGCCGAGGACATTGCCTCATCCTACTCCCGCCTCGGCCTGAAGCCGAAAGACGGGGAAGCGCTGAGCGACGAGATCTACCCTCTCGGCGCCGGCAGCGACACTTCGGTCGGCTCGACCGATGTCGGCACGGTGAGCTGGGTGGTTCCCACCGTGCAGTGCCGCACCGCCTGTTATGCCATCGGTACGCCCGGCCATTCCTGGCAGCTCGTCGCGCAGGGCTTGGCTCCTGCGGCACATAAGGGCCTGGCCCTGGCCGCCAAGGCCATGGCCGGCGTTGCGACCGACGTGCTGAACGATCCCGCCCTGCTGAAAGCGGCGAAGGACGAGTTCGCGGCGTTCCGCGCCAGGAATCCCTTCGCCAACCCGATCACCGACGATGTCGAGCCGCCGCTCGACATGGCCGCTCACTGA
- a CDS encoding GntR family transcriptional regulator: MSNGEAREETGRRPSAKARAGRHDALANALADEIHSGALAPGEWLKQIDIEQRYGAKRMDVRRALDRLVQKRLVVHLPNRGYHVVKPDGRLAQEIRDVRVILETGAVDGIVARVREEDVAEALRLARRFESLLFDGTVIDLHDANIAFHGHLLGLCGNPELCALVQELRGRIASALAGQWQKRSRIEQSSREHLAMVEALAARDAEALRRLIRAHILQKPDGLAAGVSEV, encoded by the coding sequence ATGTCGAACGGCGAGGCGAGGGAGGAGACCGGCCGCAGGCCAAGCGCGAAGGCGCGTGCCGGCCGTCACGATGCGCTCGCCAACGCGCTCGCGGACGAGATCCATTCCGGTGCGCTCGCGCCCGGCGAATGGCTCAAGCAGATCGATATCGAGCAGCGCTACGGCGCCAAGCGCATGGATGTGCGGCGAGCGCTCGACCGGCTGGTGCAGAAACGGCTTGTCGTTCACCTGCCCAATCGCGGCTACCACGTCGTCAAGCCCGACGGGCGGCTGGCGCAGGAGATTCGCGACGTGCGGGTCATTCTCGAGACGGGCGCGGTCGACGGCATCGTCGCCCGGGTACGGGAGGAGGATGTGGCCGAAGCGCTCAGGCTGGCACGCCGCTTCGAAAGCCTACTGTTCGACGGCACGGTCATCGATCTGCATGATGCCAACATCGCCTTCCATGGGCACCTGCTGGGGTTATGCGGCAACCCCGAGCTTTGTGCGCTGGTGCAGGAGCTGCGTGGCCGCATCGCTTCGGCGCTCGCCGGGCAATGGCAGAAGCGCAGCCGCATCGAGCAATCGAGCCGCGAGCATCTAGCAATGGTCGAGGCGCTAGCCGCACGCGACGCGGAAGCGCTGCGGCGGCTGATCCGCGCGCATATCCTGCAAAAGCCAGACGGCTTGGCCGCCGGAGTGTCGGAAGTTTAA
- a CDS encoding invasion associated locus B family protein: MIFLRRLTLGSAATALLLSVAWSGAQPVRAQQARPAAKPAATTTTAPVVGQPAVTATLPNGASAINETYGDWTVDCRILNSQRLCLLVQSQGNNQTGQRVFAIELRTPKEGRVEGTILMPFGMKLENGAVLRLDDKDLGQGLRFSTCLAQGCLLPISFPTVATDAMKKGKTLTVAALNLSNGEPVSFNVPLNGFAAAFDRVAQIDR, encoded by the coding sequence ATGATTTTTCTTCGTCGCCTGACACTGGGCTCCGCTGCCACCGCTCTTCTGCTTTCGGTTGCCTGGTCCGGCGCACAGCCTGTGAGGGCGCAACAGGCGCGTCCAGCGGCCAAGCCCGCTGCGACCACAACGACCGCCCCGGTCGTCGGGCAACCGGCGGTGACTGCGACGCTGCCGAACGGTGCGAGCGCGATCAACGAAACCTATGGCGACTGGACAGTCGATTGCCGCATCCTCAACAGCCAGCGTCTTTGCCTGCTGGTTCAGTCGCAAGGCAACAACCAAACTGGCCAACGTGTCTTTGCCATCGAGCTGCGGACGCCGAAGGAAGGGCGGGTGGAAGGCACGATCCTGATGCCGTTCGGGATGAAGCTTGAGAACGGCGCGGTGCTGCGGCTCGACGACAAGGATCTCGGCCAGGGGCTGCGTTTCTCGACATGCCTGGCGCAAGGCTGCCTGCTGCCGATCTCCTTCCCGACAGTCGCGACTGACGCGATGAAGAAGGGCAAGACCCTGACGGTGGCGGCGCTCAATCTCTCAAATGGCGAGCCGGTCTCCTTCAATGTGCCGCTCAATGGCTTCGCCGCCGCGTTCGACCGTGTCGCGCAGATTGATCGATAG
- a CDS encoding transketolase has translation MTTDPRLPFLAELEKKILWLASWTIHNANHIRPNEDGMKVGGHQASSASLATIMTALYMAALRPQDRVAVKPHASPIFHAINYLMGLQTREKLENFRGYKGAQSYPSRTKDIDDVDFSTGSVGLGVAQTLFSSLTQDYVKAHGWAKDRPEGRMVSLIGDAELDEGNIFEALMEGWKHGLRNTWWIIDYNRQSLDAVIREGLYDRFETMFRNFGWDVVTLKYGSLQQAAFKEKGGDRLKAWIDSCPNQLYSVLTFQGGAAWRKRLMDDLGDQGPVTKLIEKRSDDELSKLMCNLGGHDLPSLLEAFESIGHDRPVCFLAYTVKGFGLPLAGHKDNHAGLMTKEQLDGFRKANDIRPGHEWDLFEGLGMPEGKIRSFLDKVPFFSEGRRRLSAAKLPVPATLPAGIQPSMSTQMGFGKVLDELAKAGGPLADRIVTTAPDVTVSTNLGPWVNRRGLFARASMADTFKDERIPSMQKWEFSPKGQHIELGIAEMNLFINLSALGLSHSIFGERLIPIGTLYDPFISRGLDALNYACYQDARFMVVATPSGVTLAPEGGAHQSIATPLIGMSQDGLCAFEPAFVDELAVMMRWSFDYMQRDGEGDPDERTWLRDETGGSVYLRLSTRQVEQPSRAMTPELERDIIDGAYWLRKPGPNASVVIAYTGAVAPEAIEAVGLLSEDRRDVGLLAITSADRLNAGWQAAERARQRGNHAATSHVERLLGELSRDCGIVSVLDGHPATLAWLGSVHGHRQKALGVEHFGQTGTVADLYRHFGIDANAIVHAANAAAPGRPVRYLKALP, from the coding sequence ATGACGACCGATCCGCGCCTGCCGTTCCTCGCCGAGCTGGAGAAGAAGATCCTCTGGCTCGCCTCCTGGACGATCCATAACGCCAATCACATCCGCCCGAACGAGGACGGGATGAAGGTGGGTGGGCATCAGGCCTCCTCGGCCTCGCTCGCCACCATCATGACCGCGCTCTACATGGCAGCGCTGCGTCCGCAGGACCGAGTTGCGGTGAAACCGCACGCCTCGCCGATCTTCCATGCCATCAATTATCTGATGGGGTTGCAGACGCGCGAGAAACTGGAGAATTTCCGCGGCTACAAGGGCGCGCAAAGCTACCCCTCGCGTACCAAGGATATCGACGATGTCGATTTCTCGACCGGCTCGGTCGGCCTTGGCGTCGCGCAGACGCTGTTCTCCTCGCTGACCCAGGATTACGTGAAGGCGCATGGCTGGGCGAAGGACCGGCCGGAAGGTCGGATGGTCTCGCTCATCGGCGATGCCGAGCTCGACGAGGGCAATATCTTCGAGGCCCTGATGGAGGGCTGGAAGCACGGGTTGCGCAACACCTGGTGGATCATCGACTACAACCGCCAGTCGCTCGACGCCGTCATCCGCGAAGGGCTCTACGACCGCTTCGAGACGATGTTCCGCAATTTCGGCTGGGATGTCGTGACACTGAAATACGGCTCGCTGCAGCAGGCGGCCTTCAAGGAAAAGGGCGGCGATCGGCTGAAGGCCTGGATCGATTCCTGCCCGAACCAGCTCTATTCGGTGCTGACTTTTCAGGGTGGCGCCGCCTGGCGCAAGCGGCTGATGGACGATCTCGGCGACCAGGGGCCGGTGACCAAGCTGATCGAAAAGCGCTCGGATGACGAGCTTTCCAAGCTGATGTGCAATCTCGGCGGCCATGACCTGCCGTCGCTGCTTGAAGCCTTCGAGAGCATCGGCCATGACCGGCCGGTCTGCTTCCTCGCCTATACGGTGAAGGGTTTTGGCCTGCCGCTGGCCGGTCACAAGGACAACCACGCCGGGCTGATGACCAAGGAGCAGCTCGACGGCTTCCGCAAGGCGAACGATATCCGCCCCGGTCATGAGTGGGATCTGTTCGAAGGGCTCGGGATGCCCGAGGGCAAGATCCGAAGCTTTCTCGACAAGGTGCCGTTCTTCTCGGAAGGACGGCGGCGCCTCTCCGCTGCCAAGCTGCCGGTGCCAGCGACGCTACCGGCGGGTATTCAGCCGTCCATGTCGACACAGATGGGCTTCGGCAAGGTGCTCGACGAACTGGCCAAGGCCGGCGGCCCGCTGGCCGACCGCATCGTCACGACGGCGCCGGACGTCACCGTCTCGACCAATCTCGGCCCCTGGGTGAACCGGCGCGGTCTCTTCGCCCGCGCGTCGATGGCCGACACCTTCAAGGACGAGCGCATTCCTTCGATGCAGAAATGGGAATTCTCGCCGAAGGGCCAGCATATCGAGCTCGGCATCGCCGAGATGAACCTGTTCATCAATCTCTCGGCGCTCGGCCTTTCGCACTCGATCTTCGGCGAGCGGCTGATCCCGATCGGCACGCTCTACGACCCCTTCATCTCGCGCGGCCTCGATGCGCTGAACTATGCCTGCTACCAGGATGCGCGCTTCATGGTGGTGGCGACACCGTCGGGCGTGACGCTGGCGCCGGAAGGCGGGGCGCACCAGTCGATCGCGACGCCGCTGATCGGGATGAGCCAGGATGGCCTCTGCGCCTTCGAGCCCGCCTTCGTCGACGAACTCGCGGTGATGATGCGCTGGTCCTTCGACTACATGCAGCGCGACGGCGAGGGCGACCCCGACGAGCGGACTTGGCTGCGCGACGAGACCGGAGGCTCCGTCTATCTGCGTCTATCGACTCGCCAGGTCGAGCAGCCGAGCCGGGCGATGACACCGGAGCTGGAGCGCGACATCATCGACGGCGCCTATTGGCTGAGAAAGCCAGGGCCGAACGCCTCCGTCGTGATCGCCTATACCGGCGCGGTGGCTCCCGAAGCGATCGAGGCGGTCGGATTATTGTCCGAGGACCGACGTGATGTCGGGCTGCTCGCCATCACCTCCGCAGATCGGCTCAATGCCGGCTGGCAGGCTGCGGAACGGGCGCGCCAGCGCGGCAACCATGCGGCGACGAGCCATGTCGAACGGCTGCTCGGCGAACTTTCGCGCGATTGCGGCATCGTCTCGGTGCTGGACGGGCATCCGGCGACGCTGGCCTGGCTTGGCAGCGTCCATGGTCACCGGCAGAAGGCGCTGGGGGTCGAGCATTTCGGCCAGACCGGAACGGTCGCCGATCTTTACCGGCATTTCGGCATCGACGCGAACGCGATCGTCCACGCCGCCAATGCCGCGGCGCCTGGGCGGCCGGTGCGCTATCTCAAGGCGCTGCCGTAG